From Melospiza georgiana isolate bMelGeo1 chromosome 33, bMelGeo1.pri, whole genome shotgun sequence, the proteins below share one genomic window:
- the TMEM79 gene encoding transmembrane protein 79, with product MAAADPVLPPEEVALLDLGKVALDKVPPAPDEHLGDPDATLPWDQSQHNALGQPELVETKKRSSPEGGHEDPEEAVPTCPTAEAEDEEVPQLPVMASHVFVPIDPQCIEQSPFKQKQHPTPWPREESRGDVPPSVPSSDRASSLHHKQVFLPLGPSRYRNPPGFEGRMAKPLAEGSQCPCARDCGTDNLKAVASVAGALLLCPCLIYGAYIFLPFDAPLLPTVSARLVYTLRCATFATFPIVLGMIVSGISRLCSSALEPFGELQREVEIHRTYVSQSVHLFILYFFNMAVLATYLPQELLKLIPLLTGLFAISRLIFWMSYAIGRSFRAFGFSMTFLPLLAMLLWNLYGMFVLEPENLLSLALPTPESRSKESRAKLRHWG from the exons atggctgctgcagaCCCTGTCCTTCCCCCTGAGgaggtggctctgctggaccTGGGGAAGGTGGCCCTGGACAaggtgccaccagccccagaTGAGCACCTGGGGGACCCTGATGCCACCCTGCCGTGGGACCAGAGTCAGcacaatgccctgggccagccagAGCTCGTGGAGACAAAGAAGCGCTCGAGTCCCGAGGGAGGCCATGAGGACCCAGAGGAAGCTGTTCCCACCTGCCCCACAGCTGAGGCCGAAGATGAGGAAGTTCCCCAGCTGCCCGTGATGGCATCCCACGTTTTTGTGCCCATTGACCCGCAGTGCATCGAGCAGAGCCCCTTCAAGCAGAAGCAGCACCCGACCCCATGGCCCCgggaggagagcaggggggATgttccccccagtgtcccctccagtgacagagccagcagccttCACCACAAGCAGGTCTTCCTCCCCCTCGGCCCCTCACGCTACAGGAACCCCCCGGGCTTTGAGGGGCGCATGGCCAAGCCCCTGGCTGAGGGCTCGCAGTGCCCGTGTGCCAGGGACTGTGGCACTGATAACCTCAAGGCTGTGGCATCGGTGGCAGgggccctgctcctctgcccttgCCTCATCTATGGAGCCTACATCTTCCTGCCCTTCGATGCCCCGCTGCTGCCCACCGTCAGCGCCCGCCTGGTCTACACGCTGCGCTGTGCCACCTTTGCCACCTTCCCCATCGTGCTGG gAATGATCGTCAGCGGCATCTCCCgcctctgctcctctgccctggagcCCTTTGGAGAGCTCCAGCGGGAGGTGGAGATCCACCGCACTTACGTCTCCCAGTCCGTGCACCTCTTCATCCTCTACTTCTTCAACATGGCTGTGCTGGCCACCTACCTCCCACAGGAGCTCCTCAAGCTCATCCCACTGCTCACAGGGCTCTTCGCCATCTCCAG gTTGATTTTCTGGATGTCCTACGCCATCGGCCGCTCCTTCCGTGCCTTTGGCTTCAGCATGACCTTCCTGCCACTCCTGGCCATGCTGCTCTGGAACCTGTATGGCATGTTTGTGCTGGAGCCTGAGAACCTcctctccctggcactgccaacGCCCGAGAGCCGCTccaaggagagcagagccaaACTCCGCCACTGGGGCTGA